The following coding sequences lie in one Sesamum indicum cultivar Zhongzhi No. 13 linkage group LG9, S_indicum_v1.0, whole genome shotgun sequence genomic window:
- the LOC105170565 gene encoding phosphatidylinositol/phosphatidylcholine transfer protein SFH9-like isoform X4 yields the protein MWAEMLNWRKENGVDFIIQDFVYDELEEVQRYYPHGYHGVDKGGRPVYIERLGKIEPSKLMSVTTVDRFLKYHIQGFEKAFAEKFPACSIAAKRHIYSTTTILDVHGLNWMSFGKVAHDLVMRMQAIDGNNYPETLHHMFIVNAGGGFKCLWNWAKGFLDPRTTAKIHVLGTKFQNKLLEVIDASQLPDFLGGSCLCPDEHGCLGSNKGPWNDPQLMKLVHALHDNEAIYLQRITSFSDNDDLKNKLHDTKGFSDNDDFENKLHDSKGPRDEIVPVSVSRPPFHGTMGEAPHCTNEILQRSETYTYGAIYEKECSSNLTDLVPEPVPPKGSMSAALTGVILRFLACICFILGGLIRTFLKMENMETIPENHRRNQVANSNSQEKNAVQPNTKELLHPCYQKLQHLENSVTELLKKPAKIPPEKEEIIFESLNRIKSIEYDLQKTKKALLATTSKQEELSESLEILKEINIKARTTVVNYLRGEPIVLKFLFFSLISLFYLLLPMTGDQELLAPK from the exons ATGTGGGCAGAAATGTTGAACTGGAGAAAAGAAAACGGAGTAGACTTTATTATCCAG GATTTCGTATATGATGAACTTGAGGAAGTTCAGCGATATTATCCTCATGGTTATCATGGTGTAGATAAAGGAGGACGACCTGTATACATTGAAAGACTTGGAAAAATTGAACCTAGTAAGCTAATGAGTGTCACCACTGTGGATAGGTTCTTAAAATATCACATCCAAGGTTTTGAGAAAGCTTTTGCAGAAAAGTTTCCAGCATGTTCAATTGCAGCCAAGCGTCATATATATTCAACAACAACAATTCTGGATGTACATGGGCTG AATTGGATGAGCTTTGGCAAGGTTGCACATGATCTAGTAATGCGCATGCAGGCAATTGATGGCAACAACTATCCCGAG ACACTGCATCACATGTTCATAGTTAATGCCGGTGGTGGATTTAAGTGTTTATGGAATTGGGCAAAAGGATTTCTTGATCCAAGGACAACCGCGAAAATACAT GTTTTAGGTACGAAATTCCAGAATAAGCTGTTGGAAGTCATAGATGCTAG TCAATTGCCAGATTTTCTGGGTGGATCCTGCTTGTGCCCAGACGAACATGGATGTCTTGGATCTAACAAGGGCCCCTGGAATGATCCACAACTGATGAAG CTGGTTCATGCTTTGCATGATAATGAGGCCATATATCTGCAAAGGATAACTAGCTTTTCTGATAAtgatgatttgaaaaataagcTACATGATACGAAG GGCTTTTCTGATAatgatgattttgaaaataagcTACATGATTCGAAG GGCCCAAGGGATGAAATTGTTCCTGTTTCTGTTTCAAGACCTCCTTTTCATGGTACCATGGGAGAAGCACCACATTGTACTAAT GAAATATTGCAGAGATCAGAAACATATACTTATGGAGCCATATATGAAAAAGAGTGTTCATCAA ATTTGACTGATCTGGTCCCAGAACCAGTTCCGCCAAAGGGATCAATGTCTGCAGCACTGACGGGTGTAATACTCAGATTCCTTGCATGCATATGTTTTATACTTGGTGGGCTGATCAGGACATTCCTCAAGATGGAGAACATGGAGACAATACCAGAAAACCACCGAAGAAACCAAGttgcaaattcaaattctcaaGAGAAAAACGCCGTGCAGCCAAATACTAAGGAGCTTCTCCATCCATGTTACCAGAAGTTGCAGCATTTAGAAAACTCTGTTACTGAACTTTTAAAAAAGCCTGCGAAAATTCCACCAGAAAAAGAGGAAATCATATTTGAATCTCTCAACCGCATCAAATCCATCGAGTATGACTTGCAGAAGACAAAAAAG GCTCTGCTAGCAACAACCTCGAAACAAGAAGAGCTTTCGGAATCATTGGAGATATTAAAGGAGATCAATATAAAGGCGAGAACTACTGTAGTGAATTACTTAAGAGGTGAACCTATTGTTCTCaaattcttgttcttctcatTGATATCCCTATTCTATCTGCTCCTGCCAATGACAGGCGACCAAGAGTTGTTGGCTCCGAAGTAG
- the LOC105170565 gene encoding phosphatidylinositol/phosphatidylcholine transfer protein SFH9-like isoform X2 has translation MPEIALVHGDERGRRSDHEIMSENEKRRRRMRSLRRKAMSTSTRITPTRNKHSKRVLHCQFASFSAEEFLDEEEEKAVNAFHRTLIERGLLPSRHNDYHTMLRFLKARKFDLDKTVHMWAEMLNWRKENGVDFIIQDFVYDELEEVQRYYPHGYHGVDKGGRPVYIERLGKIEPSKLMSVTTVDRFLKYHIQGFEKAFAEKFPACSIAAKRHIYSTTTILDVHGLNWMSFGKVAHDLVMRMQAIDGNNYPETLHHMFIVNAGGGFKCLWNWAKGFLDPRTTAKIHVLGTKFQNKLLEVIDASQLPDFLGGSCLCPDEHGCLGSNKGPWNDPQLMKLVHALHDNEAIYLQRITSFSDNDDLKNKLHDTKGFSDNDDFENKLHDSKGPRDEIVPVSVSRPPFHGTMGEAPHCTNEILQRSETYTYGAIYEKECSSNLTDLVPEPVPPKGSMSAALTGVILRFLACICFILGGLIRTFLKMENMETIPENHRRNQVANSNSQEKNAVQPNTKELLHPCYQKLQHLENSVTELLKKPAKIPPEKEEIIFESLNRIKSIEYDLQKTKKALLATTSKQEELSESLEILKEINIKATKSCWLRSSKSLARGT, from the exons ATGCCAG aGATAGCTCTGGTTCATGGTGATGAAAGGGGGAGAAGATCCGATCACGAGATCATGTCTGAGAATGAGAAGAGGAGACGTCGGATGAGATCTTTGAGGAGAAAAGCGATGAGCACATCAACGAGAATCACTCCTACTCGTAATAAACATAGTAAGCGGGTGCTGCATTGCCAGTTCGCCTCATTTTCTGCAGAAGAGTTTctagatgaagaagaagagaaggcAGTTAATGCATTTCACCGTACTTTGATTGAAAGAGGCCTGCTTCCTTCTCGTCACAATGATTACCATACTATGTTGAG ATTCTTGAAAGCTAGGAAGTTTGACCTTGATAAAACAGTCCACATGTGGGCAGAAATGTTGAACTGGAGAAAAGAAAACGGAGTAGACTTTATTATCCAG GATTTCGTATATGATGAACTTGAGGAAGTTCAGCGATATTATCCTCATGGTTATCATGGTGTAGATAAAGGAGGACGACCTGTATACATTGAAAGACTTGGAAAAATTGAACCTAGTAAGCTAATGAGTGTCACCACTGTGGATAGGTTCTTAAAATATCACATCCAAGGTTTTGAGAAAGCTTTTGCAGAAAAGTTTCCAGCATGTTCAATTGCAGCCAAGCGTCATATATATTCAACAACAACAATTCTGGATGTACATGGGCTG AATTGGATGAGCTTTGGCAAGGTTGCACATGATCTAGTAATGCGCATGCAGGCAATTGATGGCAACAACTATCCCGAG ACACTGCATCACATGTTCATAGTTAATGCCGGTGGTGGATTTAAGTGTTTATGGAATTGGGCAAAAGGATTTCTTGATCCAAGGACAACCGCGAAAATACAT GTTTTAGGTACGAAATTCCAGAATAAGCTGTTGGAAGTCATAGATGCTAG TCAATTGCCAGATTTTCTGGGTGGATCCTGCTTGTGCCCAGACGAACATGGATGTCTTGGATCTAACAAGGGCCCCTGGAATGATCCACAACTGATGAAG CTGGTTCATGCTTTGCATGATAATGAGGCCATATATCTGCAAAGGATAACTAGCTTTTCTGATAAtgatgatttgaaaaataagcTACATGATACGAAG GGCTTTTCTGATAatgatgattttgaaaataagcTACATGATTCGAAG GGCCCAAGGGATGAAATTGTTCCTGTTTCTGTTTCAAGACCTCCTTTTCATGGTACCATGGGAGAAGCACCACATTGTACTAAT GAAATATTGCAGAGATCAGAAACATATACTTATGGAGCCATATATGAAAAAGAGTGTTCATCAA ATTTGACTGATCTGGTCCCAGAACCAGTTCCGCCAAAGGGATCAATGTCTGCAGCACTGACGGGTGTAATACTCAGATTCCTTGCATGCATATGTTTTATACTTGGTGGGCTGATCAGGACATTCCTCAAGATGGAGAACATGGAGACAATACCAGAAAACCACCGAAGAAACCAAGttgcaaattcaaattctcaaGAGAAAAACGCCGTGCAGCCAAATACTAAGGAGCTTCTCCATCCATGTTACCAGAAGTTGCAGCATTTAGAAAACTCTGTTACTGAACTTTTAAAAAAGCCTGCGAAAATTCCACCAGAAAAAGAGGAAATCATATTTGAATCTCTCAACCGCATCAAATCCATCGAGTATGACTTGCAGAAGACAAAAAAG GCTCTGCTAGCAACAACCTCGAAACAAGAAGAGCTTTCGGAATCATTGGAGATATTAAAGGAGATCAATATAAAG GCGACCAAGAGTTGTTGGCTCCGAAGTAGCAAGTCTCTAGCACGCGGAACCTGA
- the LOC105170565 gene encoding phosphatidylinositol/phosphatidylcholine transfer protein SFH9-like isoform X1, whose translation MPEIALVHGDERGRRSDHEIMSENEKRRRRMRSLRRKAMSTSTRITPTRNKHSKRVLHCQFASFSAEEFLDEEEEKAVNAFHRTLIERGLLPSRHNDYHTMLRFLKARKFDLDKTVHMWAEMLNWRKENGVDFIIQDFVYDELEEVQRYYPHGYHGVDKGGRPVYIERLGKIEPSKLMSVTTVDRFLKYHIQGFEKAFAEKFPACSIAAKRHIYSTTTILDVHGLNWMSFGKVAHDLVMRMQAIDGNNYPETLHHMFIVNAGGGFKCLWNWAKGFLDPRTTAKIHVLGTKFQNKLLEVIDASQLPDFLGGSCLCPDEHGCLGSNKGPWNDPQLMKLVHALHDNEAIYLQRITSFSDNDDLKNKLHDTKGFSDNDDFENKLHDSKGPRDEIVPVSVSRPPFHGTMGEAPHCTNEILQRSETYTYGAIYEKECSSNLTDLVPEPVPPKGSMSAALTGVILRFLACICFILGGLIRTFLKMENMETIPENHRRNQVANSNSQEKNAVQPNTKELLHPCYQKLQHLENSVTELLKKPAKIPPEKEEIIFESLNRIKSIEYDLQKTKKALLATTSKQEELSESLEILKEINIKARTTVVNYLRGEPIVLKFLFFSLISLFYLLLPMTGDQELLAPK comes from the exons ATGCCAG aGATAGCTCTGGTTCATGGTGATGAAAGGGGGAGAAGATCCGATCACGAGATCATGTCTGAGAATGAGAAGAGGAGACGTCGGATGAGATCTTTGAGGAGAAAAGCGATGAGCACATCAACGAGAATCACTCCTACTCGTAATAAACATAGTAAGCGGGTGCTGCATTGCCAGTTCGCCTCATTTTCTGCAGAAGAGTTTctagatgaagaagaagagaaggcAGTTAATGCATTTCACCGTACTTTGATTGAAAGAGGCCTGCTTCCTTCTCGTCACAATGATTACCATACTATGTTGAG ATTCTTGAAAGCTAGGAAGTTTGACCTTGATAAAACAGTCCACATGTGGGCAGAAATGTTGAACTGGAGAAAAGAAAACGGAGTAGACTTTATTATCCAG GATTTCGTATATGATGAACTTGAGGAAGTTCAGCGATATTATCCTCATGGTTATCATGGTGTAGATAAAGGAGGACGACCTGTATACATTGAAAGACTTGGAAAAATTGAACCTAGTAAGCTAATGAGTGTCACCACTGTGGATAGGTTCTTAAAATATCACATCCAAGGTTTTGAGAAAGCTTTTGCAGAAAAGTTTCCAGCATGTTCAATTGCAGCCAAGCGTCATATATATTCAACAACAACAATTCTGGATGTACATGGGCTG AATTGGATGAGCTTTGGCAAGGTTGCACATGATCTAGTAATGCGCATGCAGGCAATTGATGGCAACAACTATCCCGAG ACACTGCATCACATGTTCATAGTTAATGCCGGTGGTGGATTTAAGTGTTTATGGAATTGGGCAAAAGGATTTCTTGATCCAAGGACAACCGCGAAAATACAT GTTTTAGGTACGAAATTCCAGAATAAGCTGTTGGAAGTCATAGATGCTAG TCAATTGCCAGATTTTCTGGGTGGATCCTGCTTGTGCCCAGACGAACATGGATGTCTTGGATCTAACAAGGGCCCCTGGAATGATCCACAACTGATGAAG CTGGTTCATGCTTTGCATGATAATGAGGCCATATATCTGCAAAGGATAACTAGCTTTTCTGATAAtgatgatttgaaaaataagcTACATGATACGAAG GGCTTTTCTGATAatgatgattttgaaaataagcTACATGATTCGAAG GGCCCAAGGGATGAAATTGTTCCTGTTTCTGTTTCAAGACCTCCTTTTCATGGTACCATGGGAGAAGCACCACATTGTACTAAT GAAATATTGCAGAGATCAGAAACATATACTTATGGAGCCATATATGAAAAAGAGTGTTCATCAA ATTTGACTGATCTGGTCCCAGAACCAGTTCCGCCAAAGGGATCAATGTCTGCAGCACTGACGGGTGTAATACTCAGATTCCTTGCATGCATATGTTTTATACTTGGTGGGCTGATCAGGACATTCCTCAAGATGGAGAACATGGAGACAATACCAGAAAACCACCGAAGAAACCAAGttgcaaattcaaattctcaaGAGAAAAACGCCGTGCAGCCAAATACTAAGGAGCTTCTCCATCCATGTTACCAGAAGTTGCAGCATTTAGAAAACTCTGTTACTGAACTTTTAAAAAAGCCTGCGAAAATTCCACCAGAAAAAGAGGAAATCATATTTGAATCTCTCAACCGCATCAAATCCATCGAGTATGACTTGCAGAAGACAAAAAAG GCTCTGCTAGCAACAACCTCGAAACAAGAAGAGCTTTCGGAATCATTGGAGATATTAAAGGAGATCAATATAAAGGCGAGAACTACTGTAGTGAATTACTTAAGAGGTGAACCTATTGTTCTCaaattcttgttcttctcatTGATATCCCTATTCTATCTGCTCCTGCCAATGACAGGCGACCAAGAGTTGTTGGCTCCGAAGTAG
- the LOC105170565 gene encoding phosphatidylinositol/phosphatidylcholine transfer protein SFH9-like isoform X3 → MPEIALVHGDERGRRSDHEIMSENEKRRRRMRSLRRKAMSTSTRITPTRNKHSKRVLHCQFASFSAEEFLDEEEEKAVNAFHRTLIERGLLPSRHNDYHTMLRFLKARKFDLDKTVHMWAEMLNWRKENGVDFIIQDFVYDELEEVQRYYPHGYHGVDKGGRPVYIERLGKIEPSKLMSVTTVDRFLKYHIQGFEKAFAEKFPACSIAAKRHIYSTTTILDVHGLNWMSFGKVAHDLVMRMQAIDGNNYPETLHHMFIVNAGGGFKCLWNWAKGFLDPRTTAKIHVLGTKFQNKLLEVIDASQLPDFLGGSCLCPDEHGCLGSNKGPWNDPQLMKGFSDNDDFENKLHDSKGPRDEIVPVSVSRPPFHGTMGEAPHCTNEILQRSETYTYGAIYEKECSSNLTDLVPEPVPPKGSMSAALTGVILRFLACICFILGGLIRTFLKMENMETIPENHRRNQVANSNSQEKNAVQPNTKELLHPCYQKLQHLENSVTELLKKPAKIPPEKEEIIFESLNRIKSIEYDLQKTKKALLATTSKQEELSESLEILKEINIKARTTVVNYLRGEPIVLKFLFFSLISLFYLLLPMTGDQELLAPK, encoded by the exons ATGCCAG aGATAGCTCTGGTTCATGGTGATGAAAGGGGGAGAAGATCCGATCACGAGATCATGTCTGAGAATGAGAAGAGGAGACGTCGGATGAGATCTTTGAGGAGAAAAGCGATGAGCACATCAACGAGAATCACTCCTACTCGTAATAAACATAGTAAGCGGGTGCTGCATTGCCAGTTCGCCTCATTTTCTGCAGAAGAGTTTctagatgaagaagaagagaaggcAGTTAATGCATTTCACCGTACTTTGATTGAAAGAGGCCTGCTTCCTTCTCGTCACAATGATTACCATACTATGTTGAG ATTCTTGAAAGCTAGGAAGTTTGACCTTGATAAAACAGTCCACATGTGGGCAGAAATGTTGAACTGGAGAAAAGAAAACGGAGTAGACTTTATTATCCAG GATTTCGTATATGATGAACTTGAGGAAGTTCAGCGATATTATCCTCATGGTTATCATGGTGTAGATAAAGGAGGACGACCTGTATACATTGAAAGACTTGGAAAAATTGAACCTAGTAAGCTAATGAGTGTCACCACTGTGGATAGGTTCTTAAAATATCACATCCAAGGTTTTGAGAAAGCTTTTGCAGAAAAGTTTCCAGCATGTTCAATTGCAGCCAAGCGTCATATATATTCAACAACAACAATTCTGGATGTACATGGGCTG AATTGGATGAGCTTTGGCAAGGTTGCACATGATCTAGTAATGCGCATGCAGGCAATTGATGGCAACAACTATCCCGAG ACACTGCATCACATGTTCATAGTTAATGCCGGTGGTGGATTTAAGTGTTTATGGAATTGGGCAAAAGGATTTCTTGATCCAAGGACAACCGCGAAAATACAT GTTTTAGGTACGAAATTCCAGAATAAGCTGTTGGAAGTCATAGATGCTAG TCAATTGCCAGATTTTCTGGGTGGATCCTGCTTGTGCCCAGACGAACATGGATGTCTTGGATCTAACAAGGGCCCCTGGAATGATCCACAACTGATGAAG GGCTTTTCTGATAatgatgattttgaaaataagcTACATGATTCGAAG GGCCCAAGGGATGAAATTGTTCCTGTTTCTGTTTCAAGACCTCCTTTTCATGGTACCATGGGAGAAGCACCACATTGTACTAAT GAAATATTGCAGAGATCAGAAACATATACTTATGGAGCCATATATGAAAAAGAGTGTTCATCAA ATTTGACTGATCTGGTCCCAGAACCAGTTCCGCCAAAGGGATCAATGTCTGCAGCACTGACGGGTGTAATACTCAGATTCCTTGCATGCATATGTTTTATACTTGGTGGGCTGATCAGGACATTCCTCAAGATGGAGAACATGGAGACAATACCAGAAAACCACCGAAGAAACCAAGttgcaaattcaaattctcaaGAGAAAAACGCCGTGCAGCCAAATACTAAGGAGCTTCTCCATCCATGTTACCAGAAGTTGCAGCATTTAGAAAACTCTGTTACTGAACTTTTAAAAAAGCCTGCGAAAATTCCACCAGAAAAAGAGGAAATCATATTTGAATCTCTCAACCGCATCAAATCCATCGAGTATGACTTGCAGAAGACAAAAAAG GCTCTGCTAGCAACAACCTCGAAACAAGAAGAGCTTTCGGAATCATTGGAGATATTAAAGGAGATCAATATAAAGGCGAGAACTACTGTAGTGAATTACTTAAGAGGTGAACCTATTGTTCTCaaattcttgttcttctcatTGATATCCCTATTCTATCTGCTCCTGCCAATGACAGGCGACCAAGAGTTGTTGGCTCCGAAGTAG